From the genome of Ignavibacteriales bacterium, one region includes:
- a CDS encoding cation-translocating P-type ATPase — protein sequence MKNFDLNSYTGLTAEQVAKQLQENGYNELPTTKKRGIGIIAFEVIKEPMFLLLVACGVLYLLLGDVKEAMLLLGFVFVIMTITFIQERKTERALEALRDLSSPRALVIRDGKEIRIAGREVVKGDIIVMNEGDRVPADAMVIQSINLSADESLLTGESVPVRKINSEGDDEKLFVSKTPGGDDLPYIYSGSMIVQGQGVAKVLAIGQKTEIGKIGKALSSVEIEDTLLKKETGRLVRNIAFIGASLCLIVILIIGFVRGEWIQGFLAGLTLAMAMLPEEFPVVLTIFLALGAWRISKRNVLTRRIPVVETLGATTVLCVDKTGTLTLNQMGIGMFYAGEQYLNSTAIESKTIPENFHFLVEYGILASRKDPFDPMEKALKKLGELKLQGTEHLHNDWELIEEYPLSRELLAMSNVWKSESRRQFTISSKGAPEAIIDLCHLTETEKKNLTTVVDKMSGEGLRVLGVANAMFDATNLPDSQHDFDFKFIGFIGFADPVRPAVPQAIQECYKAGIRIIMITGDHPGTAKNIAKQIGLKNCEKFIIGSELAAMNETELTNRIKDTNIFCRVVPEQKLKIVNALKLCGEIVAMTGDGVNDAPALKSAHIGIAMGGRGTDVARESASLVLLDDDFSSIVGAVKMGRRIYDNLKKAMSYIVSIHVPIAGLSLIPLFINKDLIFFPIHIVFLELIIDPACSVVFETEKEEFDLLSRPPRKVGEPLFGKKNVLFSLLQGLSVLFVSSAAYFIAIDGGKGDAEARAMTFTTLILANLGLILTNRSWSTNLFSLLKEKNIAFIWIVFGALIFLTIALFVPQVSDLFRFSFLHINDLLICFAAAFVSMAISEIMKLINRLYGMKEKYNE from the coding sequence ATGAAAAATTTTGATTTAAATTCTTACACTGGACTTACCGCTGAACAAGTGGCAAAGCAATTGCAAGAAAACGGATACAATGAATTACCGACGACAAAGAAACGTGGAATAGGCATAATAGCTTTTGAGGTGATTAAAGAACCTATGTTTCTTTTGTTGGTTGCTTGCGGCGTTCTCTATCTTCTTTTGGGCGATGTTAAAGAAGCAATGCTTTTATTGGGATTTGTTTTTGTAATCATGACAATTACATTTATTCAGGAAAGAAAAACAGAAAGAGCGTTGGAAGCACTAAGGGACTTATCAAGTCCGCGAGCTTTGGTGATTAGAGACGGAAAAGAAATTAGAATTGCCGGAAGAGAGGTCGTTAAGGGTGATATTATAGTGATGAATGAAGGTGATCGAGTACCGGCAGATGCAATGGTAATTCAGTCAATAAATTTGAGCGCGGACGAGTCTCTTTTAACCGGCGAATCTGTCCCGGTAAGAAAAATCAATTCTGAGGGAGATGATGAAAAACTTTTTGTTTCGAAAACTCCGGGCGGGGATGACCTACCATATATTTATTCAGGATCAATGATTGTACAAGGACAGGGAGTTGCAAAAGTTCTTGCGATTGGTCAGAAAACGGAAATCGGAAAAATTGGAAAAGCTTTAAGCAGTGTAGAAATTGAAGATACACTACTAAAAAAAGAAACGGGGAGATTAGTAAGAAATATTGCTTTTATCGGTGCGTCATTATGTTTGATAGTAATTTTAATAATAGGATTTGTAAGAGGCGAATGGATTCAAGGATTTCTTGCCGGATTAACTTTGGCAATGGCAATGTTACCTGAAGAATTTCCAGTTGTTCTAACAATATTTCTTGCTTTAGGAGCTTGGAGAATTTCAAAACGGAATGTATTGACAAGACGTATTCCAGTAGTAGAGACTCTTGGCGCTACAACGGTATTATGTGTAGATAAGACAGGAACCCTCACATTAAATCAAATGGGAATCGGAATGTTCTATGCCGGAGAACAATATTTAAATTCAACGGCAATAGAATCAAAAACAATCCCGGAAAACTTTCATTTTCTTGTAGAATATGGAATATTGGCAAGCCGCAAAGATCCATTTGACCCGATGGAAAAGGCATTAAAGAAACTCGGTGAATTAAAACTACAGGGAACGGAACATTTACATAATGATTGGGAATTGATTGAAGAGTATCCGTTATCGCGGGAACTGCTTGCGATGTCCAATGTTTGGAAATCCGAAAGCAGGCGGCAATTTACTATTTCATCAAAGGGTGCACCTGAAGCAATAATCGATCTTTGTCATTTAACAGAAACGGAGAAAAAAAATCTTACTACAGTTGTTGATAAAATGAGTGGTGAAGGATTGCGTGTCCTTGGAGTTGCCAATGCGATGTTCGATGCAACAAATCTCCCAGATAGCCAGCATGATTTCGATTTCAAGTTTATCGGCTTTATTGGTTTTGCCGATCCGGTCAGACCGGCAGTACCTCAAGCCATACAAGAATGCTATAAAGCCGGCATTCGGATTATAATGATTACAGGCGACCATCCGGGAACGGCAAAAAATATTGCAAAGCAAATCGGACTAAAGAATTGCGAGAAATTTATTATAGGAAGTGAATTAGCCGCAATGAATGAGACTGAATTGACAAATCGAATTAAGGATACAAACATTTTTTGTCGGGTTGTACCTGAACAGAAATTGAAAATTGTAAATGCTTTGAAATTATGCGGTGAAATTGTCGCAATGACAGGAGACGGAGTAAACGACGCACCGGCATTAAAATCGGCACACATAGGGATAGCAATGGGCGGAAGAGGAACGGATGTTGCACGAGAATCAGCGTCTCTTGTTTTGTTGGACGACGATTTTTCTTCGATAGTAGGCGCAGTTAAAATGGGAAGAAGAATTTATGACAATCTTAAAAAGGCAATGTCGTATATAGTTTCTATTCATGTTCCCATTGCCGGATTATCCTTGATACCGCTTTTCATTAACAAGGATTTAATATTTTTCCCAATTCATATAGTCTTCCTAGAATTAATTATCGATCCGGCATGTTCTGTGGTATTTGAAACTGAAAAAGAAGAATTTGATTTATTGAGCCGACCGCCAAGAAAAGTAGGCGAACCACTATTCGGTAAGAAAAATGTTTTATTTAGTCTCTTACAGGGTTTAAGCGTATTGTTTGTTTCGTCTGCAGCATATTTTATAGCGATTGACGGCGGCAAAGGAGATGCAGAAGCCCGCGCGATGACTTTTACAACGTTAATACTTGCCAACTTAGGATTGATTTTGACCAACCGTTCTTGGAGTACAAATTTATTTTCATTACTGAAAGAAAAAAACATTGCTTTTATTTGGATTGTGTTTGGTGCGCTTATATTTTTAACAATAGCTTTGTTTGTACCACAAGTTTCAGATTTATTTCGTTTCAGTTTTCTTCACATAAATGATTTACTGATCTGTTTTGCGGCCGCATTTGTAAGTATGGCAATATCGGAGATAATGAAACTTATTAACAGGTTGTATGGCATGAAGGAAAAATATAATGAATAA